CTTCGGTTTTGAAATCGACGAGTATGGCTTCAAATTCTAGGGAGCCAAAGGTTCCTCTAGCGGAACCTTCTCCTCCTATGCTTCAAAATGTATCTTCCTCTGCTCCTGCACATCAAATTATTTATGCACCGAAACGAAGGAGTTCCAAAACATCTAAAGCACACTTGCGAGAGCTGTCTGTTGTTAGTTGTTTGAGCGGCAAGACGGTTTGTGAGGGGGACAGTACACCTCTGAATGCACATATACCACAATCAGTACCGGGACATTCATATAGGTTTCCTTCCGTATCGTCAGTATCATCTACATCAACAAACAATCTGATATTTTCTCCCGATGAAAGTGGATTCATGTTATCTGGTAATGGAAATAGGGACAGTATGGCGTCTGGAACAGTTGATGACAGCCTTTGGATGGAATACCAAGACGAATTACACCACAACCGCCGCATGTCCACAGACTTGGAAATGAGAAACGAAAATACAAAGGCAAACATTGAAGCAGAAAAGGTGGAACTGCGTATTAAGTGGTTGGAACTGCAAATTGCGGAATTAAAATTACAAAACGACAAATTAAAACATACGATGGAACATTCTGCAATTCAAGACAAGCTACTATTGGATGCTCTACATGACGCTCGCCAGGTGCACTTCGGAGATATGAATGACACTACGgaaaagaagttgaaagtCCTGGAAAAGAAAGTCCTGGACTATAGGCGCACAATCCATAAACTAACCACTGCAAACGGCAATGCGTTCCCAAGACGCAAAGTTGCCTTACTAGATGACGAACAGCTCAATGCTATTGCCGATGatcaaataacaaaacCCACTCATCTAGCGGGTAATGAAATTAACGACCACATTAATGACTCTATCCAGACTTATAACAATTCCAAATCTCGAATcgatgatgacgaagaaaCTTCAGAAACAGTAATACCACGAGGGAGAACAAAAAAGTCTCGATTACGAAGCCGAGGTTTGAAGTTAAATTTATCTTTTAACGTTGGATCATCATAATACTTCTTGtactaattttttttcctttctgGTATTGTCTCCAACCCCATCTCAATAGCATAGAGAGGGGTATATTACTCGAAGTTAACGGAGTTGCAATTTTACACACCATTTCACTACCAAAAGAACtttatattaaaagttttaattttttatttttaattgacTTCGAGCTCGAATTCAGATTCGACTTTCTGTTTTTTAATGGCTTACACGGGAAACACCTCTTCCTTATCATCAAACCATATGCATGTTGATGATTAAACCAGAAACTGGTAGACATTCTTAGGGCTTAAAATGAATAGTCTACACTTACATGAAAAAGCCAATGACACACACataataaagaaaaggCAACTCAAACTGTAACAATTAGAAAAAACGTCCCACAAATCTTATCATATAGTTTTTCTTACTGCctatatatctttttaaaggaatataGAAAGGCATCGATTAATGCTAAACGCAttttatcatatttttatatttataatcCTAAATAATTATACCCACCTAAGCACTGCCTCTGAACATTATAAGTCACCATAATAAAGAACCAACAAGGCACAATACAGAATACACCAGTATGTGGATTGGATTCCGTTTCATTAACCTCTTATCACTAACAATGTTCTTTCGATGAGTAGTCATCCATACACCTCATTCATTTCCTTGTTCTTCCTAACATCTAAAATAGTCAACATGGGAAAAAAATTGGAGCTAAAATTTAAGAAATAAATGCCACTCGGAAAATGAGTTGATGTTGTTTCTTTCTACAACATAAATTGAATATAAACCGATTTGTATATCAAGTATACTCTATTTATTAGTGATCTGAGGGGTTTGTATAAGTGTTGAGTAAAAGGATTGCACCGGAATTTATTAGACGTCTAGCGTGGGTCAATTTCAGTTAAAGCTTTAAGCAATATGTCAACTAGCAAGCCAAGACCTAAACCCTGGGAAGCTAACAGTATAAGTTTCCCGAATAATAGTGCAGGCACTATTGAGGATACCAACAGTTTATCTATGACTGGAGCTGCATCCAGTGGGTCTAAATCTTCCGAATATGCAAATATTCCGGATCTTCCATCTAAACCTGTGGCTTTAAACGATGAGTctggttttaaaaattccaCATCACCACATATGCTTAATAACTCGTCGTATGGGGGGAACATGTATGGTTCTGGTGGTATGTATGGTAGTTCTATGTATGGAGGAGGTTATGGGTCGATGTATGGCGGTGGTTTTGGTTCTATGTACGGGGGTGGGTATGGTGGTGGGATGTATGGGAATGGTTATGGCGGTGGGATGTATGGAATGGGGGGTAATGTTGGGAACAATGGTGGTATTGCCGAATCTACACAAGCTACATTTCATTTGATTGAAAATCTGATTGGTGCGGTTACTGGATTTGCGCAAATGCTGGAAGCAACGTATATGGCAACGCACAATTCGTTTCTGACTATGATATCAGTAGCAGAGCAATTCCAATATGCGAAGGAAATGTTAGGTTCTTTCCTAGGCATATTTGCAATtatgaagtttttaaagaGAATGCTGTATAGGGTGACAGGTGGTAAGATGGGGATAGCACCAAAGAAACAACTAGCGGGGGGTGTAGGTGACAACAAGTTGCTAGAGGAATTTGAGCATTTTAAATCAGGAAAGAATGGTACGAATATGGTAGGTGTTAAGAAACCTAAAAAAATGTCTTTACGCCctttgctgttgtttttaGCAGCTGTCTTTGGATTCCCTTGGTTGTTAAATAAGTTTATTACTAAGCTGCAGGAAATGCAAAATGTGAGGCGTATTGCCGGTGGTCCTGCACAACACCAACTTCAAGGAATTGATCTCAACAATTTGGAGTTTGCAAGAGCTGTTTATGATTTTACTCCTGAAAATCCACGCATAGAATGTTCGCTGAAGAAGGGTGATTTAATGGCTATTATTTCCAAGTTGGATCCTACTGGGAACGAATCACAATGGTGGAAAGTTAGAACGAAGAAAGGCGAAGTTGGCTATATTCCAAGCAATTACATCGAGCTTATTAGAAGACAAAGAGAGATCGAGCCAATACCCGATGCTATTTCTCCGGTATCTCCAACCTTACCTACTGCATGAATTTCAAGCAATATGAGCGTGTATTTATTCTAGTTATGTACGCATATAGTGGGCATTATCCATGACTGAATTAACGCCCATCAAATCCCGTCAAATAGTTGTATATATTGGTGACGAGTTGTTGGGTTCGTCTAGATAAACCTAGCAGTTTTTGGagtttgttttctgtcgataatttattaatggGAAGTTGATATATCTCGAATTCTTTCTCCCGACGTTACTTATTTAAATTGCAGGCAGAATTTACGTGg
This region of Eremothecium cymbalariae DBVPG#7215 chromosome 4, complete sequence genomic DNA includes:
- the MMR1 gene encoding Mmr1p (similar to Ashbya gossypii ACR231C), with amino-acid sequence MSFRSINIVGVPVSPIVSPMMMPLDDQKQLVAPPLLKLDDTMSAPVMYTASLSNLTRLSQRINDNNQNCKMQSARNQQAAPVARLRSTSPIRTSIINRIPKMLKNDYIMSPTPLWRDQVMKTKNSIRGNDTGSPVMTVASVLKSTSMASNSREPKVPLAEPSPPMLQNVSSSAPAHQIIYAPKRRSSKTSKAHLRELSVVSCLSGKTVCEGDSTPLNAHIPQSVPGHSYRFPSVSSVSSTSTNNLIFSPDESGFMLSGNGNRDSMASGTVDDSLWMEYQDELHHNRRMSTDLEMRNENTKANIEAEKVELRIKWLELQIAELKLQNDKLKHTMEHSAIQDKLLLDALHDARQVHFGDMNDTTEKKLKVLEKKVLDYRRTIHKLTTANGNAFPRRKVALLDDEQLNAIADDQITKPTHLAGNEINDHINDSIQTYNNSKSRIDDDEETSETVIPRGRTKKSRLRSRGLKLNLSFNVGSS
- the PEX13 gene encoding peroxin PEX13 (similar to Ashbya gossypii ACR230C), coding for MSTSKPRPKPWEANSISFPNNSAGTIEDTNSLSMTGAASSGSKSSEYANIPDLPSKPVALNDESGFKNSTSPHMLNNSSYGGNMYGSGGMYGSSMYGGGYGSMYGGGFGSMYGGGYGGGMYGNGYGGGMYGMGGNVGNNGGIAESTQATFHLIENLIGAVTGFAQMLEATYMATHNSFLTMISVAEQFQYAKEMLGSFLGIFAIMKFLKRMLYRVTGGKMGIAPKKQLAGGVGDNKLLEEFEHFKSGKNGTNMVGVKKPKKMSLRPLLLFLAAVFGFPWLLNKFITKLQEMQNVRRIAGGPAQHQLQGIDLNNLEFARAVYDFTPENPRIECSLKKGDLMAIISKLDPTGNESQWWKVRTKKGEVGYIPSNYIELIRRQREIEPIPDAISPVSPTLPTA